The Longimicrobium sp. genome window below encodes:
- the aspA gene encoding aspartate ammonia-lyase, with product MTTVDETVFDALRALPLLAALDDDDLRWLGSAAERRTYARGSYVFRESQPRRSFGVVLRGRIDIVKGLRGLPEVLHVLREGEGYGEGSLLDDYPHSTSGLVREEAEVLEVPRDHLRAIAETNPRLFGKLAMAAAHVISSRLRIANARLSGRGLGYLSGELRVEHDLLGERALSVDLYYGVQTLRATENFPITGIPISQYPHLVNALAAVKEAAAQANRELGLLPDDVADAIVAACREIREGKLHEYFVVDVIQGGAGTSTNMNANEVIANRALELMGHARGDYRFVHPNDHVNLSQSTNDVYPTAMKIAANWAIDDLTAALAELCDAFRAKAAEFADVLKMGRTQLQDAVPMTLGQEFNAFAVTMGEDIERLREAAALIREINMGATAIGTGINTEPRYASVVCAKLSEVTGLRLMTAPDLIEATSDTGAFVQLSGVLKRVAVKLSKICNDLRLLSSGPRTGLNEINLPPMQPGSSIMPGKVNPVIPEVVNMVCFQVVGNDLTITMAAEAGQLQLNVFEPVIGFNLFQSVDMLVRGAVVLRERCVVGITANRDRLREMVYHSIGLVTALVPYIGYERSAALAKEALATGRGVYELVREKDWLSEERLAEILTPEAMTQPRPMPHAVEV from the coding sequence ATGACGACGGTGGACGAGACGGTGTTCGATGCGCTGCGGGCGCTTCCCCTGCTGGCGGCGCTGGACGACGACGACCTGCGCTGGCTGGGCTCGGCCGCCGAGCGGCGGACCTACGCGCGCGGCAGCTACGTCTTCCGCGAGAGCCAGCCGCGCCGCTCGTTCGGCGTGGTGCTGCGCGGGCGCATCGACATCGTCAAGGGGTTGCGCGGGCTGCCCGAGGTGCTGCACGTGCTGCGCGAGGGCGAGGGCTACGGCGAGGGAAGCCTGCTCGACGACTATCCCCACTCCACCTCGGGCCTGGTGCGCGAGGAGGCCGAGGTGCTGGAGGTGCCGCGCGACCACCTGCGCGCCATCGCCGAGACGAACCCCCGGCTGTTCGGCAAGCTGGCGATGGCGGCGGCGCACGTGATCAGCTCACGGCTGCGCATCGCCAACGCGCGGCTGTCGGGACGGGGGCTGGGCTACCTTTCCGGCGAGCTGCGGGTGGAGCACGACCTCCTCGGCGAGCGCGCGCTCTCCGTCGACCTGTACTACGGCGTGCAGACGCTCAGGGCCACGGAGAACTTCCCCATCACCGGCATCCCCATCTCGCAGTACCCGCACCTGGTGAACGCGCTGGCGGCGGTGAAGGAGGCGGCGGCGCAGGCCAACCGCGAGCTCGGCCTGCTGCCCGACGACGTGGCCGACGCGATCGTGGCCGCCTGCCGCGAGATCCGCGAGGGGAAGCTGCACGAGTACTTCGTGGTGGACGTGATCCAGGGCGGCGCGGGAACGTCGACCAACATGAACGCCAACGAGGTGATCGCGAACCGCGCGCTGGAGCTGATGGGGCACGCCCGGGGCGACTACCGCTTCGTGCACCCCAACGACCACGTCAACCTCAGCCAGAGCACAAACGACGTCTATCCCACGGCGATGAAGATCGCCGCCAACTGGGCCATCGACGACCTGACGGCGGCGTTGGCCGAGCTGTGCGACGCGTTCCGCGCCAAGGCCGCCGAGTTCGCCGACGTGCTGAAGATGGGGCGCACGCAGCTGCAGGACGCCGTGCCCATGACGCTGGGTCAGGAGTTCAACGCCTTCGCGGTGACGATGGGCGAGGACATCGAGCGGCTGCGCGAGGCGGCGGCGCTGATCCGCGAGATCAACATGGGCGCCACGGCCATCGGCACGGGGATCAACACCGAGCCGCGCTACGCTTCCGTGGTCTGCGCCAAGCTGAGCGAGGTGACGGGGCTGCGGCTGATGACCGCGCCGGACCTGATCGAGGCCACCAGCGACACCGGCGCGTTCGTGCAGCTGTCGGGTGTGCTGAAGCGCGTGGCGGTGAAGCTGAGCAAGATCTGCAACGACCTGCGCCTCCTCTCGTCCGGCCCGCGCACAGGGCTGAACGAGATCAACCTGCCGCCGATGCAGCCCGGGTCGTCGATCATGCCGGGGAAGGTGAACCCGGTGATCCCCGAGGTCGTGAACATGGTGTGCTTCCAGGTGGTGGGGAACGACCTGACCATCACCATGGCGGCCGAGGCGGGACAGCTGCAGCTCAACGTCTTCGAGCCGGTGATCGGCTTCAACCTCTTCCAGTCGGTGGACATGCTGGTCCGCGGCGCCGTCGTGCTGCGCGAGCGCTGCGTGGTGGGCATCACCGCCAACCGCGACCGGCTGCGGGAGATGGTCTATCACTCCATCGGCCTAGTGACGGCGCTCGTCCCCTACATCGGCTACGAGCGGAGCGCCGCGCTGGCCAAGGAGGCGCTGGCCACCGGCCGCGGCGTCTACGAGCTGGTGCGCGAGAAGGACTGGCTCAGCGAGGAGCGGCTGGCCGAGATCCTCACCCCCGAGGCCATGACCCAGCCCCGCCCGATGCCGCACGCGGTGGAGGTGTGA
- a CDS encoding sigma 54-interacting transcriptional regulator, whose amino-acid sequence MSHLLVVARSDSFSQLWPQLAAGAGADARVVSAPDEAAAAADALAVVLSVAGVEEEGEPAVRALAAAGAPAPLVVGARADHRLAAALVRAGAADYFALPGDVEALRAEVDDRARRRQAREAGGRLAAAEKHHFDFSRIIGRSPQLRAALDRAARIIPRDRATILITGETGTGKELLAQAVHYNGPRGAQPFVELNCAAVPAGLLETELFGHERGAFTDARTAKPGLFEAADGGTLFLDEIGDLPLPLQGKILKALEEKQVRRVGAVRGREVDVRIIAATHVDLAGAVRKGEFREDLFYRLSVIPIHLPPLRERGDDVLLLAEHFLRTLAEQYAMDAPAVSPEVRRALLTHTWPGNVRELRNSVERALLLGDGGLDPADLFPAAAGEGGSGGGGGAIPFPATLAEIERSAAFAMMERMEGNKSAAAEALGISRSRLYRLLEGTDEDVAE is encoded by the coding sequence GTGAGCCACCTCCTGGTCGTCGCCCGTTCGGATTCGTTCTCGCAGCTCTGGCCGCAGCTTGCCGCCGGGGCCGGCGCCGACGCGCGCGTGGTGTCCGCCCCCGACGAGGCCGCGGCCGCCGCCGACGCGCTGGCGGTGGTCCTCTCCGTCGCCGGCGTGGAGGAGGAGGGGGAGCCGGCCGTGCGCGCGCTGGCCGCCGCGGGCGCCCCGGCCCCGCTCGTCGTGGGCGCGCGCGCGGACCACCGCCTCGCGGCCGCGCTGGTGCGCGCGGGCGCGGCCGACTACTTCGCCCTCCCCGGCGACGTGGAGGCGCTCCGCGCCGAGGTGGACGACCGCGCGCGGCGGCGCCAGGCGCGCGAGGCGGGGGGGCGGCTGGCCGCGGCGGAGAAGCACCATTTCGACTTCTCGCGCATCATCGGCCGCAGCCCGCAGCTGCGCGCCGCGCTCGACCGCGCCGCCCGCATCATCCCCCGCGACCGCGCCACCATCCTCATCACCGGCGAGACGGGAACGGGCAAGGAGCTGCTGGCGCAGGCCGTCCATTACAACGGCCCGCGCGGCGCCCAGCCCTTCGTCGAACTGAACTGCGCCGCCGTGCCCGCGGGGCTGCTGGAGACGGAGCTGTTCGGCCACGAGCGCGGCGCCTTCACCGACGCGCGCACCGCCAAGCCGGGGCTGTTCGAGGCTGCCGACGGGGGCACGCTCTTCCTCGACGAGATCGGCGACCTCCCCCTCCCGCTGCAGGGGAAGATCCTCAAGGCGCTGGAAGAGAAGCAGGTGCGCCGCGTGGGCGCCGTGCGCGGGCGCGAGGTGGACGTGCGCATCATCGCCGCCACGCACGTGGACCTGGCGGGGGCGGTGAGGAAGGGGGAGTTCCGCGAGGACCTCTTCTACCGCCTGAGCGTCATCCCCATCCACCTCCCTCCGTTGAGGGAGCGGGGCGACGACGTGCTGCTGCTGGCGGAGCACTTCCTGCGCACGCTGGCCGAGCAGTACGCGATGGACGCGCCGGCGGTGAGCCCCGAGGTGCGGCGCGCGCTGCTGACGCACACCTGGCCGGGAAACGTGCGCGAGCTGCGCAACAGCGTGGAGCGCGCGCTGCTGCTGGGCGACGGCGGGCTGGACCCGGCCGACCTCTTCCCCGCGGCGGCGGGCGAGGGAGGGAGCGGGGGCGGCGGCGGGGCCATCCCCTTCCCCGCCACGCTGGCCGAGATCGAGCGCAGCGCCGCCTTCGCCATGATGGAGCGGATGGAGGGGAACAAGAGCGCCGCCGCCGAGGCGCTGGGCATCTCGCGCTCGCGGCTGTACCGGCTGCTGGAGGGGACGGACGAGGATGTCGCGGAGTGA
- a CDS encoding LpqB family beta-propeller domain-containing protein has protein sequence MLIALAGCGRADEAKPPVSHADTLSIAERRAAGGRIVFVSERGGMPQVYVVAPAGEGERRLSGRTGAIYPAAVSPDGRTVAAVAVREEGGEHGEQLMLLPTGGGAARPLGPASARARSPSWAPDGRWLVFESDRESFRDVYRIAADGSGLRRLTRNAEGNFDPDVSPDGRSIAFASSRDGDAEVYVMSADGSRQRRLTAFHRDDWGPRWSPDGRTIAFLSNREGTDRIFLVSADGTGLRRLSTSAAGDSAQEADIAWSPDGARIAHTLHVRAGESRIRIVDVRTGGAIEVRGPAAASQPAWSPDGRLIVFTAGAGDAADLWIARADGSGATRLTHFPRADWLPRWVR, from the coding sequence ATGCTGATCGCGCTCGCCGGTTGCGGTAGGGCGGACGAGGCGAAGCCACCGGTGTCGCACGCCGACACGCTCTCGATCGCGGAGCGGCGTGCGGCGGGCGGGCGCATCGTGTTCGTCTCGGAGCGCGGCGGGATGCCGCAGGTCTACGTCGTCGCGCCGGCGGGCGAGGGCGAGCGGCGGCTGTCGGGCAGGACGGGCGCCATCTACCCCGCCGCGGTGTCGCCGGACGGGCGGACGGTGGCGGCGGTGGCCGTGCGTGAGGAGGGTGGCGAGCACGGCGAGCAGCTGATGCTGCTGCCGACCGGCGGCGGCGCGGCGCGGCCGCTGGGCCCGGCGAGCGCGCGCGCCCGGTCGCCGTCGTGGGCGCCGGACGGGCGGTGGCTGGTGTTCGAGAGCGACCGCGAGAGCTTCCGCGACGTATACCGCATCGCGGCGGACGGATCGGGGCTGCGGCGGCTGACGCGCAACGCGGAAGGTAACTTCGATCCCGACGTCTCTCCCGACGGGAGATCCATCGCCTTCGCCAGTAGCCGCGACGGCGACGCGGAGGTGTACGTGATGAGCGCGGACGGGAGTCGACAGCGGCGGCTGACGGCGTTCCACCGCGACGACTGGGGCCCGCGCTGGTCGCCGGACGGGCGGACGATCGCCTTCCTCAGCAACCGCGAGGGTACCGACCGCATCTTCCTGGTCTCCGCCGACGGCACCGGGCTGCGCCGGCTGAGCACGTCCGCCGCGGGCGATTCCGCGCAGGAGGCGGACATCGCCTGGTCGCCCGACGGCGCGCGCATCGCCCACACGCTGCACGTGCGCGCCGGCGAGTCGCGCATCCGCATCGTCGACGTGCGCACGGGCGGCGCGATCGAGGTGCGCGGTCCCGCCGCCGCGTCGCAGCCCGCCTGGTCGCCCGACGGCCGGCTCATCGTCTTCACCGCCGGCGCGGGCGACGCGGCCGACCTGTGGATCGCGCGCGCGGACGGCAGCGGCGCTACCCGCCTCACCCACTTCCCGCGTGCCGACTGGCTCCCGCGCTGGGTGCGGTGA
- a CDS encoding transglycosylase SLT domain-containing protein gives MQPTRRRPPPPWERGASLPRHPVGRPHRRFPAAAHADGLPQRYRRAYDGAGDRRVDEGIRLRGKRVSAFDRLRRNPVRHGLIGLGVAGAAAPLAVARYSQMRVDPRHEQQVGILPHVVPISDQTVGQAWRAASDAVTEAKVSDRDRIIDEKVERYGDMGLNRALAESIYDLALEENIDPDIAFGLVRTESEFKSSATSHVGAVGLTQLMPATARGMRKGTTIAELRDPHINLSIGFKFLRELLDHYDGDKRMALLAYNRGPGIVDRILKRGGDPDNGYADAVISGEGVHR, from the coding sequence ATGCAGCCCACCCGCAGACGTCCCCCGCCGCCCTGGGAGCGAGGCGCCAGCCTCCCCCGCCACCCCGTGGGCCGCCCGCACCGGCGCTTTCCGGCCGCGGCGCACGCCGACGGGCTGCCGCAGCGCTACCGCCGCGCGTACGACGGCGCCGGCGACCGCCGCGTGGACGAGGGGATCCGGCTGCGGGGCAAGCGCGTGTCGGCGTTCGACCGCCTCCGCCGCAACCCGGTGCGCCACGGACTGATCGGGCTGGGCGTGGCGGGCGCGGCGGCGCCGCTGGCGGTGGCGCGCTACAGCCAGATGCGCGTGGACCCCCGGCACGAGCAGCAGGTGGGGATCCTGCCGCACGTGGTGCCCATCAGCGACCAGACGGTGGGGCAGGCGTGGCGCGCGGCGAGCGACGCGGTGACGGAGGCGAAGGTCTCGGACCGCGACCGGATCATCGACGAGAAGGTGGAGCGCTACGGCGACATGGGGCTGAACCGCGCGCTGGCCGAGAGCATCTACGACCTGGCGCTGGAGGAGAACATCGACCCCGACATCGCCTTCGGCCTGGTGCGCACGGAAAGCGAGTTCAAGTCGAGCGCCACCAGCCACGTGGGCGCCGTGGGCCTGACGCAGCTGATGCCCGCCACCGCGCGCGGGATGCGCAAGGGCACCACCATCGCCGAGCTGCGCGACCCGCACATCAACCTGAGCATCGGCTTCAAGTTCCTGCGCGAGCTGCTGGACCACTACGACGGCGACAAGCGGATGGCGCTGCTGGCGTACAACCGCGGCCCCGGCATCGTCGACCGCATCCTCAAGCGCGGTGGCGACCCCGACAACGGCTACGCCGACGCGGTGATCTCGGGCGAGGGCGTGCA
- a CDS encoding N-acetylmuramoyl-L-alanine amidase produces the protein MRTLRPTLAAAAAALLLAGCDQSTAPRQSSPNPGDISATQLDPIFARAAREFDVPADLLKSVGYVETRWQMVSGREEFAGQQPAFGIMALRGERLEQGARLAGVSASAARTQPEANIRAAAALLSAYAKEMGIDRASLGAWAPAVARYSGIASEAGQSAYVHADVYGVLTRGVVARTATGEVIASVAARTGIRPLRVPEPLRLAAGPDYAASIWRPSPNYNARPAGDIGKVGMVIIHDCEGSYTSCWSWLTNTQAQASAHYVVNESGSEISQLVRESDRAWHIAATYDCTLNSSVDCWRNGYSSNHFTVGIEHGGFASQTSWPTGQIDASARLSCDISQAYAIPRDRYHFVGHGQLQPYNRTDPGPNWPWTDYLNRINSYCGGGSSLIVDSNNSNNDTSQGYISVSANWTSSSSTAGYYGSGYYFANTAAVSDPATFYFYLPANATKTIDAWWTSGTNRSATAPFIAYNAAGTEVGRVNVNQQAGGGQWNAIGTWAFTAGWNRIVVSRWTTTGYVVIADAIRVR, from the coding sequence ATGCGAACACTCCGTCCCACGCTGGCCGCCGCGGCCGCCGCGCTGCTGCTGGCCGGCTGCGACCAGTCCACCGCGCCGCGCCAGTCATCCCCCAACCCCGGCGACATTTCCGCCACGCAGCTCGACCCCATCTTCGCCCGCGCGGCGCGCGAGTTCGACGTGCCCGCGGACCTGCTGAAGTCGGTGGGCTACGTCGAGACGCGCTGGCAGATGGTGAGCGGCCGCGAGGAGTTCGCCGGGCAGCAGCCGGCGTTCGGGATCATGGCGCTGCGCGGCGAGCGGCTGGAGCAGGGCGCGCGCCTGGCCGGCGTCAGCGCCTCCGCCGCGCGCACGCAGCCGGAAGCGAACATCCGCGCCGCGGCGGCGCTGCTGTCGGCCTACGCGAAGGAGATGGGGATCGACCGCGCGAGCTTGGGCGCGTGGGCGCCGGCCGTGGCGCGCTACAGCGGGATCGCCTCGGAGGCGGGGCAGTCCGCCTACGTGCACGCCGACGTCTACGGCGTGCTGACCCGCGGCGTCGTCGCCCGCACGGCCACGGGCGAGGTGATCGCGAGCGTCGCGGCGCGGACCGGGATCCGGCCGCTGCGCGTGCCCGAGCCGCTGCGGCTGGCGGCGGGGCCGGACTACGCGGCCTCGATCTGGCGCCCGTCGCCCAACTACAACGCGCGGCCGGCGGGCGACATCGGCAAGGTGGGGATGGTGATCATCCACGACTGCGAGGGGAGCTACACCAGCTGCTGGAGCTGGCTGACCAACACCCAGGCCCAGGCCAGCGCGCACTACGTGGTGAACGAGAGCGGGAGCGAGATCTCGCAGCTGGTGCGCGAGAGCGACCGCGCGTGGCACATCGCCGCCACGTACGACTGCACGCTGAACAGCAGCGTGGACTGCTGGCGCAACGGCTACAGCAGCAACCACTTCACGGTGGGGATCGAGCACGGTGGGTTCGCGTCGCAGACGTCGTGGCCCACGGGGCAGATCGACGCGTCGGCCAGATTGTCGTGCGACATCAGCCAGGCGTACGCCATCCCGCGCGACCGCTACCACTTCGTGGGGCACGGGCAGCTGCAGCCGTACAACCGCACCGATCCCGGCCCCAACTGGCCGTGGACGGACTACCTGAACCGCATCAACAGCTACTGCGGCGGCGGGTCGTCGCTGATCGTGGACAGCAACAACTCCAACAACGACACGTCGCAGGGCTATATCTCCGTCTCCGCCAACTGGACCTCGTCGTCGTCCACGGCCGGCTACTACGGCAGCGGCTACTACTTCGCCAACACGGCGGCCGTCTCCGACCCCGCGACGTTCTACTTCTATCTCCCGGCGAACGCGACGAAGACGATCGACGCGTGGTGGACGTCTGGGACGAACCGCTCGGCCACCGCGCCGTTCATCGCCTACAACGCGGCGGGGACGGAGGTCGGGCGGGTGAACGTGAACCAGCAGGCGGGCGGCGGCCAGTGGAACGCGATCGGCACCTGGGCGTTCACCGCCGGGTGGAACCGCATCGTCGTGTCGCGCTGGACGACGACCGGCTACGTCGTGATCGCCGACGCCATTCGAGTCCGATAA
- a CDS encoding tetratricopeptide repeat protein → MSDVSATPLPLDLARGYAAARDWRGLADWGASIADLSAEDAEVAYLYADACRRTGDLARAAEVLEGAEPRVRQSGDRHLLRRTVNLAGIVRFEAGDVAEAEHRFLELLEIASNEDDDEFAARACNNLGAVANLRGQRERAIPYYTRAIAAYQRLGLVRGLAQSHHNLGISLRDAGYEADADAHFRRAIDFAGESNTEDVIALAEIERASLRVRAGDGELGAEMARRALERFQKLSDPGGAAHAVRVLGLAARAAGDHDEARARFDEALEAAVAHSDVLLRAEVQRDRGLLLRDRGDVAAAREALTDSLEHFARIGAAADAEAIRVLLAELEETS, encoded by the coding sequence GTGAGCGACGTGAGCGCCACCCCGCTTCCCCTGGACCTTGCCAGGGGCTACGCCGCCGCCCGCGACTGGCGCGGGCTGGCGGACTGGGGCGCGTCCATCGCCGACCTGTCGGCCGAGGACGCGGAGGTCGCGTACCTCTACGCCGACGCCTGCCGCCGCACGGGCGACCTGGCGCGCGCGGCCGAGGTGCTCGAGGGCGCGGAGCCGCGCGTGCGCCAGTCGGGCGACCGGCACCTGCTGCGGCGCACGGTGAACCTGGCGGGGATCGTGCGCTTCGAGGCGGGCGACGTGGCCGAGGCCGAGCACCGCTTCCTGGAGCTGCTGGAGATCGCGTCGAACGAGGACGACGACGAGTTCGCCGCGCGCGCCTGCAACAACCTGGGCGCCGTGGCCAACCTGCGCGGCCAGCGCGAGCGGGCGATTCCCTATTACACGCGGGCGATCGCGGCCTACCAGCGCCTCGGCCTCGTCAGGGGACTCGCGCAGAGCCACCACAACCTGGGGATCTCGCTGCGCGACGCGGGCTACGAGGCCGACGCCGACGCGCACTTCCGCCGCGCCATCGACTTCGCGGGCGAGTCGAACACCGAGGACGTGATCGCGCTGGCCGAGATCGAGCGCGCCAGCCTGCGCGTGCGCGCCGGCGACGGCGAGCTGGGGGCGGAGATGGCGCGCCGCGCGCTGGAGCGCTTCCAGAAGCTCTCGGACCCCGGCGGCGCCGCGCATGCCGTCCGCGTCCTCGGACTGGCGGCGCGCGCGGCGGGCGACCACGACGAGGCGCGGGCGCGCTTCGACGAGGCGCTGGAGGCGGCGGTGGCGCACTCCGACGTGCTGCTGCGGGCCGAAGTGCAGCGCGATCGGGGCCTCCTGCTGCGCGACCGCGGCGACGTGGCGGCGGCGCGCGAGGCGCTGACCGACTCGCTGGAGCACTTCGCCCGCATCGGCGCCGCCGCCGACGCCGAGGCCATCCGCGTCCTCCTGGCCGAGCTCGAAGAGACGTCCTGA
- a CDS encoding type II toxin-antitoxin system RelE/ParE family toxin codes for MTPQPRPLAWIGSAYKDYCEFPEEVQDDLGYRLYRVQIGASNIPGAKPLSQGMLKGLGITELIDDYDKDTYRVVYTTKLSGMVYVLHAFKKKSKHGIATSQHDMDLIRARYDAAVLDYQRRCGN; via the coding sequence ATGACGCCACAGCCTCGGCCGCTGGCCTGGATCGGCAGCGCCTACAAGGACTATTGCGAGTTTCCGGAGGAAGTACAGGACGATCTCGGTTACAGGCTGTACCGCGTACAGATCGGCGCGTCCAACATCCCGGGCGCAAAGCCGCTATCGCAGGGCATGCTGAAGGGGCTTGGGATCACCGAGCTCATCGACGATTACGACAAGGACACGTACCGTGTGGTCTACACCACGAAGCTCTCAGGCATGGTGTACGTGCTCCACGCGTTCAAGAAGAAGTCCAAGCATGGCATCGCCACTTCACAGCACGACATGGACCTGATCCGGGCGCGCTACGATGCCGCGGTGCTGGACTACCAGCGCAGGTGCGGAAACTGA
- a CDS encoding helix-turn-helix transcriptional regulator, translating to MVDDIEEIEVKVGSGNLWADIGRADAEEAFARAQLMSRITDLIRERGLTQAKAAKLLGTTQPTVSDLMRGKLSLFSLERLMSFLNALDQDVEIVVTPKQADGAARIRVTA from the coding sequence ATGGTCGACGACATCGAAGAAATCGAAGTCAAGGTCGGCAGCGGAAACCTGTGGGCTGACATCGGGCGTGCAGACGCCGAGGAAGCGTTCGCCCGTGCGCAGCTCATGTCGCGCATCACAGACCTCATCCGCGAGCGCGGGCTCACGCAGGCGAAGGCGGCCAAGCTGCTCGGCACCACGCAGCCCACCGTCTCCGACCTCATGCGTGGCAAGCTGTCGCTCTTCTCCCTCGAGCGGCTGATGTCGTTCTTGAACGCGCTCGACCAGGACGTGGAGATCGTCGTCACCCCGAAGCAGGCGGACGGGGCGGCGCGCATCCGGGTGACGGCCTGA